Proteins from one Bactrocera neohumeralis isolate Rockhampton chromosome 3, APGP_CSIRO_Bneo_wtdbg2-racon-allhic-juicebox.fasta_v2, whole genome shotgun sequence genomic window:
- the LOC126753358 gene encoding cytohesin-1 isoform X3: MKVMQKLVFRRKVKYTIQQIKDELGEVVSEMEALDVPEENKHSNKEKQMSIGRKKFNMDPKKGIEYLVENRLLRHDPQDVAHFLYKGEGLNKTAIGDYLGEKNDFNEDVLKAFVALHDFTNLILVQALRQFLWSFRLPGEAQKIDRMMECFAQRYCQLNPDIFTNTDTCYVLSFAIIMLNTSLHNPSVKDKPTVEHFISMNRGINNGGDLPRGLLESLYESIRTEPFKIPQDDGNDLMHTFFNPDKEGWLWKQGGRYKSWKRRWFILNDNCLYYFEYTTDKEPRGIIPLENISVREIHDRSKPHCFELFATGGADIIKACKTDSEGKVVEGKHTVYRMSAATEEDQQEWIKRLTQSISHNPFYDILVQRKKKALSKS; this comes from the exons CAAATCAAAGATGAACTCGGTGAGGTCGTATCGGAAATGGAGGCGCTGGACGTGCCCGAAGAAAATAAACATTCCAATAAAGAGAAACAAATGTCAATTGGGCGgaaaaagtttaatatggaTCCAAAGAAAG GTATTGAATACTTAGTGGAAAATCGCCTGCTTCGACACGACCCCCAAGATGTTGCGCATTTCCTCTACAAAGGCGAAGGTCTCAATAAAACAGCAATCG GTGACTACTTAGGCGAGAAGAACGACTTCAATGAGGACGTGCTGAAAGCATTCGTAGCGCTGCACGACTTTACGAATCTAATATTGGTGCAAGCTTTAAGACAATTCCTGTGGTCATTTCGGCTTCCGGGTGAGGCGCAGAAAATCGACCGTATGATGGAATGTTTCGCGCAACGCTATTGCCAACTAAATCCGGATATATTCACAAATACCGATACGTGTTACGTGCTAAGTTTCGCCATTATTATGCTCAATACATCGCTGCACAACCCATCG GTTAAGGACAAGCCCACCGTTGAGCATTTCATTTCAATGAATCGCGGCATTAACAACGGCGGTGATCTACCCCGCGGCCTACTAGAATCCCTTTACGAATCAATACGAACGGAACCATTTAAAATACCACAAGACGATGGTAATGATTTGATGCATACATTCTTCAATCCAGACAAGGAGGGCTGGCTGTGGAAGCAGGGTGGACG TTATAAATCGTGGAAGCGACGCTGGTTCATATTGAACGACAATTGTCTGTACTACTTCGAGTACACAACGGATAAAGAGCCCAGAGGCATCATACCACTGGAAAATATATCG GTGCGTGAAATACACGATCGCAGCAAACCGCATTGTTTTGAACTGTTCGCCACCGGTGGCGCTGATATTATTAAAGCTTGTAAGACTGACTCCGAGGGAAAG GTTGTGGAAGGCAAACATACGGTATACCGCATGTCGGCGGCAACGGAAGAGGATCAACAAGAATGGATCAAACGTTTAACACAGTCGATTAGTCATAATCCCTTCTACGATATATTAgtacaaagaaaaaagaagGCGCTTAGCAAAAGTTAG